In Ruania zhangjianzhongii, the following proteins share a genomic window:
- a CDS encoding BNR-4 repeat-containing protein: protein MAGSISRRRALTIFGATAGVAGLGGLPQAVPAARAEPLPAEPLVLVPGVTEVNTVPDTWTLDLRDLTPEQARAAAEGLSSRVYGSHRGGAELFHPLTLTAHYDEDAVLGIFIDAVSRDGAVLDIHLDGAFFHRLTWPSANQTHRPQTVYWLAVPAGEHTVSVQIADQAGVVVVSDYTVAASAEAFPGERPREELRQQPPPAGEPNTKIPGYLGIWFALDQVSEWGDKYSGGLGTYTMKHSPIAVHAAEVGKTFFVYGGTTAADERHLLIMASAYDHHHHQVPQPTVVHNKIGVNDPHDNASIALDGEGYVWVFISGRATARPGYKYRSTEPYSVAEFEQVTVEEMTYPQPRWIDGRGFVNLFTKYSNGRELYWETSTDGLTWSEDRQLAGFGGHYQVSEHHGDRIVTAFDYHRGGNVDIRTNLYVVTSDDFGQTWTTMDGQLLDLPLTGRDNPALVVDYEASDRLVYVKDLGFDGDGHPAVLYVTSGHHQPGPDGDPRTWELTRWTGTAWETSEITTSDHNYDSGSLYFDGEEWLVYAPTGTGPQPYQTGGEMALWRSTGLGQSWTQTVQVTLDSEYNHSYARRPLEQADPFFALWADGDPSEFTESRIYFGDSGGRYWALPTRMGEEVTSPRRQSRQPDERETVIIGAQDSGVTNRIAWGRSSVNDAIEDDLDWDSRDAFLWHVEDVSTRLVQEGTLSRRERLQLLVAARRSRIGERS, encoded by the coding sequence ATGGCGGGGAGCATCAGTCGGCGGCGTGCCCTGACGATCTTCGGGGCGACAGCTGGAGTAGCGGGACTGGGGGGCCTACCGCAGGCCGTTCCGGCGGCACGGGCGGAACCACTACCGGCTGAGCCACTGGTTCTCGTGCCCGGGGTGACCGAGGTCAACACGGTTCCAGACACGTGGACGCTCGACCTTCGCGATCTCACCCCGGAGCAAGCACGCGCCGCGGCCGAAGGCTTGAGCAGCAGGGTGTACGGCAGCCATCGCGGTGGGGCGGAGCTGTTCCACCCGCTCACGCTGACCGCGCACTACGACGAGGACGCGGTGCTCGGCATCTTCATCGACGCCGTCTCTCGCGATGGGGCCGTGCTGGACATTCATCTCGACGGCGCGTTCTTCCATCGTCTGACCTGGCCGTCCGCGAACCAGACGCACCGGCCGCAGACGGTCTACTGGCTTGCCGTCCCGGCCGGGGAGCACACGGTGAGCGTGCAGATCGCCGACCAGGCCGGCGTCGTGGTGGTCTCCGACTACACCGTCGCAGCCTCCGCCGAGGCCTTTCCCGGCGAACGTCCTCGCGAAGAGCTTCGCCAGCAGCCCCCGCCGGCCGGTGAACCGAACACCAAGATCCCGGGTTACCTCGGCATCTGGTTCGCCCTCGACCAGGTCTCCGAGTGGGGCGACAAGTACTCCGGCGGCCTGGGCACCTACACGATGAAGCACTCGCCGATCGCCGTGCACGCCGCGGAGGTCGGCAAGACCTTCTTCGTCTACGGGGGCACCACAGCGGCAGATGAGCGGCACCTGCTGATCATGGCCTCGGCCTATGACCATCACCACCATCAGGTGCCGCAGCCGACCGTCGTGCACAACAAGATCGGCGTCAACGATCCGCATGACAACGCCAGTATCGCTCTGGACGGCGAGGGCTACGTGTGGGTGTTCATCAGTGGTCGAGCCACCGCCCGCCCGGGATACAAGTACCGCAGCACCGAACCGTACAGCGTCGCAGAGTTCGAACAGGTCACCGTCGAGGAGATGACCTATCCGCAACCGCGGTGGATCGACGGTCGGGGATTCGTCAACCTGTTCACCAAGTACAGCAACGGTCGAGAGCTGTACTGGGAGACCAGCACGGACGGCCTCACCTGGAGCGAGGACCGCCAGCTGGCCGGATTCGGCGGTCACTACCAGGTCAGTGAACACCACGGCGACAGGATCGTCACCGCCTTCGACTACCACCGAGGCGGCAATGTCGACATCCGTACCAACCTGTACGTCGTGACCAGTGATGACTTCGGGCAGACCTGGACGACGATGGACGGCCAGCTGCTCGACCTTCCGCTGACCGGGCGGGACAATCCCGCGCTGGTCGTCGACTACGAGGCGTCCGACCGGCTGGTGTACGTCAAGGACCTGGGTTTCGACGGCGACGGTCACCCCGCCGTGCTGTACGTCACCAGCGGCCATCACCAGCCCGGCCCCGATGGTGATCCACGCACCTGGGAGCTGACGCGGTGGACCGGCACGGCGTGGGAGACCTCCGAGATCACCACCTCTGATCACAACTACGACTCCGGGAGCTTGTACTTCGACGGCGAGGAGTGGCTGGTCTACGCGCCGACCGGGACCGGACCGCAGCCCTATCAGACCGGCGGTGAGATGGCCCTCTGGCGCAGCACAGGTCTGGGACAGTCCTGGACGCAGACCGTGCAGGTCACGCTCGACAGCGAGTACAACCACAGCTATGCACGCCGCCCGCTCGAGCAGGCTGACCCGTTCTTCGCGCTCTGGGCCGATGGTGACCCATCCGAGTTCACCGAATCCCGGATCTACTTCGGTGATTCCGGTGGCCGGTACTGGGCGCTGCCCACGAGGATGGGCGAGGAGGTCACCAGTCCGCGGCGGCAGTCCCGGCAGCCCGATGAGCGGGAGACTGTGATCATCGGTGCGCAGGACTCGGGAGTGACCAACCGCATCGCCTGGGGACGAAGCTCGGTGAACGACGCGATCGAGGACGATCTGGACTGGGACTCCCGGGATGCCTTCCTCTGGCACGTCGAGGACGTCAGCACCCGGCTGGTGCAGGAGGGAACGCTGAGTCGACGCGAACGCCTGCAGCTCCTCGTTGCCGCCCGCAGGTCCCGCATCGGTGAGCGATCCTGA
- a CDS encoding TetR/AcrR family transcriptional regulator, producing MAARKGASAGSVETQPAAASAPRRRADAQRNLDALLGAAKAIFATDGVDAPVRRIAAEAGVGVGTVYRHFPQRSDLVAAVFRREVDACAAQAPVLAAAFPPGEALLRWLLRYTEFVATKRGLAAALHSGDAAFQALPAYFTEHLGPALDGLLSAAREAGDIHKDVVAGELLHVIANVSAPAPGNEDSRESAEAMVRLFFDGLRYRPDAT from the coding sequence ATGGCAGCGCGCAAGGGCGCATCGGCCGGGTCGGTGGAAACGCAGCCGGCGGCCGCATCGGCTCCGCGTCGCCGGGCCGATGCCCAGCGCAACCTGGATGCGCTGCTGGGGGCGGCCAAGGCGATCTTCGCCACCGACGGTGTGGATGCTCCGGTGCGCAGGATCGCCGCGGAGGCTGGCGTCGGGGTGGGTACGGTCTACCGGCACTTCCCGCAACGCTCGGATCTGGTGGCCGCAGTCTTCCGCCGGGAGGTGGATGCCTGCGCTGCGCAGGCTCCGGTGCTCGCCGCGGCCTTCCCGCCGGGGGAGGCGCTGCTGCGATGGCTGCTGCGCTACACCGAGTTCGTGGCCACCAAGCGTGGACTGGCTGCGGCGCTACATTCTGGCGACGCGGCCTTCCAGGCGCTCCCGGCCTACTTCACCGAGCACCTCGGCCCGGCGCTGGACGGTCTCCTCTCGGCAGCACGGGAGGCCGGCGACATCCACAAGGACGTTGTCGCTGGTGAACTGCTGCACGTGATCGCGAACGTGTCCGCCCCCGCGCCAGGCAACGAGGACTCGCGGGAGAGTGCCGAAGCGATGGTGCGGCTCTTCTTCGATGGTCTGCGCTACCGCCCGGACGCGACCTGA
- a CDS encoding aldo/keto reductase yields MHYRTLGRTGIKVSPYALGAMMFGAAGNPDHEDSVKIIHRAFDAGINFVDTADVYSAGESERIVGKALRGRRDSVVLATKVRFGQGERLGSVDPHDPNQLGASRRWLIRAVEDSLHRLQTDYIDLLQIHQPDPDTDLEETLAALTDLIRSGKVRTIGTSSLPASEMVEAQWVSQRRGLARFRTEQPAYSILSRGIEREVLPVAQQYGLGTLVWSPLAGGLLTGRYRKGEQAQTHRSRFGFSHLTDERRLDAVEALLPLAQSSGVSLTHLALAFAISHPGVTSAIIGPRTMDQLEDILAGADTALDEQTLDAIDEIVPPGTDVGRLDMAYDPPAIRQQHLRRRRPVERAAA; encoded by the coding sequence ATGCACTACCGCACCCTCGGGCGGACCGGGATCAAGGTCAGCCCCTACGCACTGGGCGCCATGATGTTCGGCGCCGCCGGTAATCCCGACCACGAGGACTCGGTGAAGATCATCCACCGCGCCTTCGACGCCGGAATCAACTTCGTCGACACCGCCGATGTGTATTCAGCCGGTGAGTCCGAACGCATCGTCGGCAAGGCGCTGCGCGGCCGTCGCGACTCGGTCGTGCTCGCCACCAAGGTCCGGTTCGGGCAGGGTGAGCGCCTCGGCTCGGTCGATCCGCACGACCCGAATCAGCTCGGCGCGTCCCGGCGATGGCTGATCCGCGCAGTGGAGGACTCCCTGCATCGGCTGCAGACCGACTACATCGACCTGCTCCAGATCCACCAGCCCGATCCGGACACCGACCTGGAGGAGACCCTCGCGGCACTGACCGACCTGATCCGCTCGGGCAAGGTCCGCACGATCGGCACCTCCTCGCTGCCGGCCTCGGAGATGGTCGAGGCGCAGTGGGTCTCGCAGCGGCGCGGCCTTGCCCGGTTCCGCACCGAGCAGCCCGCCTACTCGATCCTCAGCCGCGGTATCGAACGTGAGGTGCTGCCGGTGGCACAGCAGTACGGGCTCGGCACCCTGGTGTGGAGCCCGCTGGCCGGCGGACTGCTCACCGGGCGCTACCGCAAGGGTGAGCAGGCACAGACCCACCGCTCCCGGTTCGGCTTCAGCCATCTGACCGACGAACGCCGTCTCGACGCTGTCGAAGCGCTGCTGCCGCTCGCTCAGAGCTCCGGGGTGTCCCTGACCCATCTGGCGCTCGCCTTCGCGATCAGCCATCCGGGGGTGACGTCAGCGATCATCGGTCCGCGCACGATGGACCAGCTCGAGGACATCCTCGCCGGCGCTGACACCGCGCTCGACGAGCAGACCCTGGACGCCATCGACGAGATCGTCCCCCCGGGCACCGACGTCGGGCGTCTGGACATGGCCTACGACCCGCCGGCGATCAGGCAGCAGCACCTACGCCGGCGGCGGCCGGTGGAGCGGGCGGCAGCCTGA
- a CDS encoding DUF6912 family protein, giving the protein MRVFLPITLTELADPAGPSGRQARAVTPALHTALGGGADEETAEFAALVLAAEDSLALLTEADPARRVVAAADVPEAQVQAGDEVARVSVPAVVWSQVVSFHADENDDGVRALVTAARRGEPDAQAQVAELDLLWYDVTERAALAAEG; this is encoded by the coding sequence ATGCGCGTCTTCCTTCCGATCACGCTGACCGAGCTCGCCGACCCTGCCGGACCGAGCGGTCGCCAGGCCCGTGCGGTGACCCCAGCGCTGCACACGGCGCTCGGCGGGGGCGCGGACGAGGAGACCGCGGAGTTCGCTGCTCTGGTGCTCGCGGCCGAGGACTCGCTGGCGCTGCTGACCGAGGCGGACCCGGCTCGCCGGGTGGTGGCGGCGGCGGACGTCCCGGAGGCGCAGGTGCAGGCTGGCGATGAGGTCGCCCGGGTCAGCGTTCCGGCCGTGGTCTGGTCGCAGGTGGTCAGCTTTCATGCGGACGAGAACGACGACGGCGTCCGCGCCCTGGTCACGGCCGCTCGCCGGGGCGAGCCGGACGCTCAGGCACAGGTCGCCGAGCTGGATCTGCTTTGGTACGACGTCACCGAACGTGCGGCGCTGGCCGCCGAAGGCTGA
- a CDS encoding AAA family ATPase, which translates to MSARTPVGVLLALEGSAEEDLVRRLATEPGLTVVRRCADLAEVTAAVIAGLARVAVLDAELGVDRTLVDRLRGHGARTIVCCDAADVPRYDALGTLALAREVDPVPAIRSLAEERDDVERVSAVLDPERAGALQPGEPPGTEPAGTEVPGAEASAAEHGAAAAGMAVPGTGGSEAGGGGSAPSPAAPELPATRSARRRRLRAGEPEVPPRRATPRLVVVTGAIGAPGRSTIAINLAQELARHGEETVLIDADLWGGAIAQTLGLLAETAGLSAAVRAADHGTLDAGTFARLAPRAADGLRVLPGLARATRWREVSAVSMEALLDTAQRAGTWVVVEAPVLVPDDDGGYLLGPGRNDVARSLLGAADEIIVVGAGEPIGIERLVQTLLDLDDLTTTGTRRVVVNRLRGSAAGPRAADSVAEALARFADVLDPILVPDDRALCDRALLAGTTWREAGGRSPARTVLTDLASTLRTAAGRPAPARERGLRRVLPPTLPRATAD; encoded by the coding sequence GGGCGTGCTGCTCGCGCTGGAAGGGAGCGCGGAGGAGGACCTGGTCCGCCGGCTCGCCACCGAGCCGGGCCTGACCGTGGTGCGCCGGTGTGCCGATCTGGCCGAGGTGACTGCTGCTGTGATCGCCGGACTCGCCCGGGTGGCTGTGCTGGACGCCGAGCTCGGGGTGGACCGCACCCTCGTCGACCGGCTGCGCGGGCACGGAGCCCGCACGATCGTGTGCTGTGACGCCGCCGACGTTCCCCGTTATGACGCACTGGGAACGCTGGCGCTGGCGCGAGAGGTGGATCCGGTCCCGGCGATCCGCTCTCTGGCCGAGGAGCGCGACGACGTCGAACGGGTCAGCGCCGTGCTAGATCCGGAGCGAGCCGGCGCGCTCCAGCCGGGGGAGCCTCCGGGCACGGAGCCTGCCGGCACGGAGGTGCCGGGCGCCGAGGCTTCGGCGGCCGAGCATGGTGCAGCGGCGGCCGGGATGGCAGTGCCTGGCACGGGTGGGTCTGAGGCCGGTGGCGGCGGTTCGGCGCCGAGCCCGGCTGCGCCCGAACTGCCCGCCACCCGCAGCGCGCGGCGGCGACGGCTGCGCGCCGGCGAGCCCGAGGTGCCACCACGGCGCGCAACGCCGCGCCTGGTGGTGGTCACCGGAGCCATCGGGGCTCCGGGGCGGAGCACGATCGCGATCAACCTTGCCCAGGAACTGGCCCGGCACGGAGAAGAGACCGTGCTGATCGACGCCGATCTGTGGGGTGGGGCGATCGCGCAGACCTTGGGCCTGCTCGCCGAGACAGCCGGGCTCTCCGCTGCAGTGCGAGCCGCCGACCATGGCACGCTCGATGCGGGTACGTTCGCCCGGCTCGCCCCTCGAGCTGCCGACGGGCTGCGTGTGTTGCCTGGCCTGGCGCGCGCCACGCGGTGGCGGGAGGTCAGTGCGGTCAGCATGGAGGCGCTGCTGGACACGGCCCAGCGTGCCGGGACCTGGGTGGTGGTGGAGGCCCCGGTGCTCGTCCCGGATGATGACGGTGGTTATCTGCTCGGCCCCGGGCGCAACGACGTTGCCCGCAGCCTGCTCGGCGCGGCGGACGAGATCATCGTGGTGGGGGCCGGCGAGCCGATCGGTATCGAGCGGCTGGTGCAGACCCTGCTGGACCTGGACGACCTGACCACCACCGGCACCCGCCGCGTAGTGGTGAACCGGCTGCGTGGCAGTGCGGCCGGTCCGCGAGCGGCCGACTCAGTCGCCGAGGCGCTCGCCCGGTTCGCCGATGTGCTCGATCCGATCCTCGTTCCGGACGACCGTGCGTTGTGCGACCGGGCTCTGCTGGCCGGCACCACCTGGCGTGAGGCGGGCGGGCGCTCGCCGGCTCGGACGGTGCTCACCGACCTGGCCAGCACGCTGCGCACTGCTGCCGGGCGACCGGCGCCGGCCCGCGAACGGGGGCTGCGTCGCGTGCTGCCGCCGACTTTGCCCCGGGCTACGGCAGACTAG